The following nucleotide sequence is from Nitrospinota bacterium.
CTATCTTAATCAACTTACCCTGTCCCTCAGAAGTGTTTACCTTTTTGCCTAGATGGGGAATATCTTTCAGATTTTTTTCATATATCATATGTTCATAAACGAGACAGCACATAAGGCGTCCACATACTCCTGATATTTTAGAAGGATTGAGAGTTAACTGTTGTTCTTTAGCCATTCGAATAGATACAGGTGCAAAGTCTTTTAAAAATGATGCACAGCACAATATTCTTCCACAAGGTCCATATCCGCCAGACATCTTGGCCTCATCTCGTACACCGATCTGTTTCATTTCTATTCTAGCTTTAAACTGATTCGCCATATCTTTTACCAATTCTCTAAAATCGATTCTCCCTTCTGCTGTATAGTAAAATATTGCTTTACTTGCATCAAAGGAGAATTCGACCGCAACCAGCTTCATCGGAAGTTCTCTTTCCTTCATTTTATTTTGGCATACCTCAAAGGCCTCTTTTTCTATCATTTCATTCTTTTTTGACTGTTCCAGGTCTTTATCAGTAGCCTTTCTTAATACATTTTTTAGGCGTCTTCTTATATTTCTTTCGTCCTTTTTTCTTAAATGAAGAGCTACTTTACCTATGCTTAGACCTCTTTCCGTCTCAACGATGCATGTATCACCCAGCTTTAGGTCTATATCTTCGCATTTAAAATCATATATCTTTCCACAATTTTTAAATTTAATACCTACAATTGTAACCATGGCCATTCTCCGTTATTTGACTTCTTATAGAGAAAATATTCATTATCATATTTTCCAGGGCTAACCGGTGATTTACATTTTTTCTCAAAAGGAGATCAGTATTTTTAATTTCAGCATATATATCGTGAATAGCTGAAATAGACAATCTCTGAGATAAATTTTCTAAATCACCTATAAGGTCATTATTAATTATATAAGTTGTGTCGGCCCTATTTTTTATGACAGCAATATCTCTGCAGAATAAAAAAA
It contains:
- a CDS encoding stage 0 sporulation family protein, with protein sequence MVTIVGIKFKNCGKIYDFKCEDIDLKLGDTCIVETERGLSIGKVALHLRKKDERNIRRRLKNVLRKATDKDLEQSKKNEMIEKEAFEVCQNKMKERELPMKLVAVEFSFDASKAIFYYTAEGRIDFRELVKDMANQFKARIEMKQIGVRDEAKMSGGYGPCGRILCCASFLKDFAPVSIRMAKEQQLTLNPSKISGVCGRLMCCLVYEHMIYEKNLKDIPHLGKKVNTSEGQGKLIKIDMINEKATVELEEGKRLQMTLNELRKHNKSVQ